In Symmachiella dynata, the following are encoded in one genomic region:
- a CDS encoding HesB/IscA family protein, with protein MSVIISEKAASEIQRVISDQKHPDNTVLRIGVAGGGCSGYQYSLGFDTNSDAAKDHITEQHGVTVAVDKRSDLFLDGTTVDFYEGLDKRGFTFDNPNAVKSCGCGSSFSA; from the coding sequence ATGTCAGTCATCATTAGCGAAAAAGCCGCCAGTGAAATCCAGCGGGTCATTTCCGATCAAAAACACCCGGACAACACGGTTTTACGAATCGGTGTCGCCGGCGGCGGGTGTAGCGGATATCAGTACAGCTTGGGATTCGACACGAATTCTGACGCTGCCAAAGACCACATTACCGAACAACACGGTGTAACTGTTGCCGTCGACAAACGGAGCGACTTGTTCCTTGATGGCACCACGGTCGACTTCTATGAAGGCCTGGACAAACGCGGATTTACGTTCGACAACCCCAACGCCGTTAAGAGTTGCGGTTGCGGAAGCAGCTTCTCCGCCTAA
- a CDS encoding 3'-5' exoribonuclease YhaM family protein — protein MSDPPPITPLSDAEPGQQADCFVVLAAKDRAKTRDGKPYFRVSFRDAARKATAMIWNDTRWFADCESSWQAGGFYKIRCRYEENQYGPQIDLLQIREVTDDDADDGFDPADFFVTTRFDPQEMFAELLEIVDEHITDAPLKQLVVNLLMDNEAQVKDSAAAVRNHHAFRGGFLEHVLSVTRTCLFLADKYLAYYPETEPPLSKSLVVAGGILHDIGKLRELESQPQGFAYTAEGRLVGHILLGRDIVREYASAIDELDAETLLRLEHIIIAHQNLPEWGSPIAPHTPESLLVHYADDIDAKYHMMATALELPPEEGEEFTPRDNPLRRAIFRGLNDTQT, from the coding sequence ATGTCAGACCCACCACCGATCACACCGCTCAGCGACGCCGAACCGGGCCAACAGGCGGATTGTTTTGTCGTGCTGGCCGCCAAGGATCGCGCCAAAACGCGAGACGGCAAGCCTTATTTCCGTGTTAGCTTTCGTGATGCGGCGCGCAAGGCGACCGCCATGATTTGGAACGACACGCGCTGGTTCGCTGATTGCGAGTCGTCTTGGCAGGCGGGTGGTTTTTATAAGATCCGCTGCCGCTACGAAGAAAACCAATACGGCCCGCAAATTGATCTGTTGCAAATCCGCGAAGTCACCGACGACGATGCCGACGACGGTTTTGATCCTGCTGATTTTTTCGTCACAACGCGATTCGATCCGCAGGAGATGTTTGCCGAATTGCTGGAAATTGTAGACGAGCACATCACCGACGCACCGCTTAAGCAACTCGTTGTGAATCTCTTAATGGACAATGAAGCACAGGTCAAAGACTCAGCCGCTGCTGTTCGCAATCACCACGCCTTTCGCGGCGGGTTTTTAGAACACGTCCTCTCCGTCACGCGGACCTGTCTGTTTTTGGCGGACAAATATCTTGCCTACTATCCCGAGACCGAGCCGCCGCTCTCCAAGTCGCTGGTCGTCGCCGGTGGGATTTTGCATGACATCGGCAAGCTCCGCGAGTTGGAATCCCAACCGCAAGGATTCGCCTATACTGCCGAGGGACGTTTGGTCGGGCATATTTTGTTGGGCCGCGATATCGTGCGGGAATACGCCAGTGCCATTGATGAACTGGATGCTGAAACATTACTGCGGTTGGAACACATTATCATCGCGCATCAAAACCTGCCCGAATGGGGTTCGCCGATCGCGCCGCACACGCCGGAATCGCTGCTGGTGCACTATGCGGATGACATCGATGCCAAGTATCATATGATGGCGACCGCCTTGGAATTGCCACCCGAAGAGGGGGAAGAATTCACCCCCCGGGACAACCCGCTACGGCGAGCCATCTTCCGCGGTCTAAACGACACCCAAACGTAA
- the hflX gene encoding GTPase HflX, with amino-acid sequence MADPKREELSVQQRRAVLVAVVLPEQEASELHPLDELKGLVKTAGVEVVGTLTQHRKRPDLKTYLGKGKVEELEMLVKMQDAELVIFDNNLTPAQGRNLESALDVVIVDRSELILDIFNTHARTYEAKLQVELAQLLYQRTRLKRMWTHLSRIEGGIGSKGPGEQQLETDRRLIDKRVSELKRKLKVVEKRRARMVSARDDQMTVSLVGYTNAGKSTLMNTVTGAGVLVADQLFATLDTRTRRWNVPHCGDVLLSDTVGFIRDLPHNLVASFKSTLEEVRNADLLLHVVDGTHVDAEQHIATVNEVLKEIGVDGSEAILVLNKIDAIHDRSVYDVLRLAHPEAISVSAAEGTGLAALAERVAERLGDGYLDAEVETYVGNGRLLAYLAAHADVTETDYSQESRVTVSCRIPRRFLHGVEGDDTNVALLNGYAPPADANGFSIDEPIAIEENEFTAQ; translated from the coding sequence TTGGCAGATCCTAAACGCGAGGAATTGAGCGTCCAGCAACGGCGAGCGGTGCTGGTCGCCGTGGTGCTTCCCGAGCAAGAAGCGAGCGAACTTCATCCACTGGACGAGCTGAAGGGGTTGGTGAAAACCGCAGGTGTCGAGGTCGTGGGCACGCTGACGCAGCATCGCAAGCGTCCCGACCTGAAGACCTATCTCGGCAAAGGCAAAGTTGAGGAGCTGGAAATGCTCGTCAAAATGCAAGATGCCGAGTTGGTGATCTTCGACAACAATCTCACCCCGGCGCAGGGACGCAATCTGGAATCCGCGCTTGATGTGGTCATCGTGGATCGTAGCGAACTGATTCTCGACATCTTCAATACGCACGCGCGGACCTACGAAGCCAAACTGCAAGTCGAGTTGGCGCAATTGCTGTATCAGCGGACCCGACTGAAGCGGATGTGGACTCACTTGTCGCGGATCGAAGGGGGGATTGGTAGCAAGGGGCCGGGTGAACAGCAACTCGAAACCGACCGCCGGTTGATCGACAAACGGGTTTCGGAATTGAAGCGCAAGCTGAAAGTCGTCGAAAAACGCCGGGCACGCATGGTCTCCGCACGGGATGATCAGATGACCGTCTCACTGGTGGGCTACACCAACGCCGGAAAAAGCACGCTGATGAACACCGTGACCGGTGCGGGCGTGCTGGTCGCCGATCAACTGTTTGCCACGCTCGATACGCGGACGCGGCGGTGGAACGTACCGCATTGCGGGGACGTGCTGCTCAGCGATACCGTCGGATTCATCCGCGATTTACCGCACAATCTGGTCGCCTCGTTCAAATCGACATTGGAAGAGGTCCGCAACGCCGATTTGTTATTGCACGTTGTGGATGGCACCCACGTCGATGCCGAACAACACATCGCCACCGTCAACGAAGTTCTCAAGGAAATCGGCGTTGATGGCTCGGAAGCGATCCTCGTTCTCAATAAGATCGACGCCATCCACGACCGGTCGGTGTACGATGTTCTGCGGTTGGCGCATCCGGAGGCAATCTCCGTCAGCGCGGCCGAGGGAACCGGCCTGGCGGCGTTAGCGGAACGGGTCGCCGAGCGATTGGGAGACGGGTATCTCGATGCGGAAGTCGAAACCTATGTCGGCAACGGACGGCTACTGGCCTATCTCGCAGCCCATGCCGATGTCACCGAAACCGACTATTCTCAAGAATCACGTGTGACGGTCAGTTGCCGTATCCCACGTCGGTTTTTGCACGGTGTCGAAGGGGACGATACGAATGTCGCCCTGCTCAATGGATACGCCCCGCCTGCCGACGCGAATGGTTTTTCGATTGACGAGCCGATCGCGATTGAAGAAAACGAATTCACCGCGCAATAA